A window of Heterodontus francisci isolate sHetFra1 chromosome 2, sHetFra1.hap1, whole genome shotgun sequence genomic DNA:
aggtgctgcagaaaaatttgattgtcggggctgttacacagttggctcttcccttgcgcttctgtcttttttcctgccaactgctaagtctcttcgactcgccacactttagccccgcctttatggctgtccgccagctctggcgaacgctggcaactgactcccacgacttgtgatcaatgtcacaggatttcatgtcgcatttgcagacgtctttaaagcggagacatggacggccaatgggtctgataccagtggcgagctcgctgtacaatgtgtctttggggatcctgccatcttccatgtggctcacatggccaagccatgtattACTGTAGATATTTACATTTTATTTCATTTCACAATTATATACATTTCTTTATAATGGTTAATAGATGACTGCTTCACATCACCTCTAAACAAACAAATATGCTCTCtctgttctgatgaggggtcactgacctaaaacgttaactctgtttctctctccacagatgctgccagacctgctgagtatttccagcatttcttgtttgtgctctctctctgttactggttTCACATGTGCATGCTACAGCACGAAAGCACACTTTTGAAATTTCCATGCTTTATCTGGTTTAATTATATATTTTTAGTGGCTACCTTTATTTAATATACATTTACTACAGAAAAATATCTGTGCTGTGTTATGGATAAAATACTGCAAGGACAATGTTATATTTTCCTTCTACTGGTATTCTAGCAGTGGATTATAATATTGTGATTTACCTGTTGTAATATGATCTCAATAGGCTGATTGCTGTGCAATGGAAAATGCATTCAGCCTTTGGTTAAAAGGGACTGCAATATATTATACAGTATAAGAGGTTATTCAGTGCAATTCAACCACTTTTGCTACAACTTTAGACATTTCGTTTTCCAGTGCAGCCTTTGGTTAGTATAGACTTTCAATTACGTTAGCTATTTGCTAAGTAGTTTTATTATTCACAAACTGAGGAGAAGGACCAGACCTCCACAGTAGAGAACACCATCAAGCTTGAAATGAGCAAGTGAGAAGTAGTAGTGGTTAGATGAcaccaagcttgggttttaaaagctttgggattttatgataaagaattccacagttcTCATATCTTAGGAAAAATGAAAAAGTAGAAAATAATATAATGAATCTTGATTTCAATACAGTACGAGTTGATTGATTTTGGTTATTTGCCATTCAGAGAGTTTAATGATGCTTTCATTTTATAGTAACTGTAATTTagaacagctttctgtcttttgtTTTAGTTTAAGAACATATGCCCTTATCTGAAGGTCAGGATGTCCAGGCTGATTTATACAGGTGTACGTCATCTGATGCATAGACTTTTTCACAGACATGTATGCGATCAATCTTTAATTCCAATGAACAGGAATGTTGATTTAACATTTTAAAAAACGTTCCCTTTTACTAAACATGCGAAGTCAATGCTCACCACACCTAGCTCACTTGTTGGCGAAAAAAACATTGTTCTTCTGGGTGCTCCTGGTGCAGGGAAGACAACTGTAGCAATGTTTGTAGGTCAGATTACAGGCCTTCCTGTGATAGATATTAATGAGGTACTTGAAAAGACATGGCACGTGAGTGTGGCTCAGAAGTTGCAGGAGGTTGGTGATGAACTATTTTTGCAAGAGGAGGGAGAAACCCTTCAGAAGTTTTCATCAGCTAGAAGTGTTATTTCTCTTACTGGGTCCAATCCTATGCATCCCCGCAGTATGTACCACGTGAAGCAGAATGGAATAGTTGTTTACCTTGACGTACCTCTTGAAGATATACTGGAAAGACTTGAAGGGATGAAGGTAGATCATATTGTTGGGCTGAGGCCTGGTGTTTCAATGCTAGAAATGCTTCAGTACAGACAACAGTTTTACCACCAGTGGTATGATGTACGTGTCCTCTGTCAGGCTGGTGACACAGCAGAAGCAGTTGCTGAGAAGATACTTGATGCTGTAAAGAGGTATCAAAACTCTAATTCTGGAGTATTTATTTCCACAAGAAGTATAGCTAAAGACTCTGAATTCATGCGAGCTCCTAGCTTCTTCACTGATGTTGTTATCGAAGGCCTGGCTTTAGATGGCGGTCTCTACGTGCCTGCGGATCGGCTTCCTAAATTGACTGCTGGGGAGTGGCAAAGATTGGCTGAAGCTCCTTACACTGAACGGGCACAAGTCCTGCTGGAGAAGTGCATCCATCCCATTGATGTGCCAGCTGTTAACCTGCGAGAAATGGTGGCAAGAGCGTATGGACAGAACTTTTCTTGTAACAAGATAGCACCAGTCAGACATTTGAGTGGCAGTCAGTTTCTTCTTGAATTGTTTCATGGGCCCACAGCTTCCTTCAAGGACTTTGCTTTGCAGATGTTGCCACAACTATTTGCATACTGCATGCCTAGAacttgcaattatctaattctagtGGCGACATCTGGGGATACAGGGAGTGCTGTTCTGGATGGTTTCCTTCGCCTCAGTGATACTGACAAACAAAGAATCTCAATTCTCACATTCTTCCCTGAAGAGGGAATTAGCCAGATTCAGAAGGCACAGATGATTAGTTACGAAGCAGAAAATGTAAAGACTGTAGGTGTCAAGACTAACTTTGATTTCTGTCAGACAACTGTAAAACAAATATTCACAAATTCCGACTACACGGGCTTCCTGACAGTTGAGTATGGGACAGCTTTGAGTACTGCAAACTCAATAAACTGGGCTTGTCTGCTGCCACAGGTAGTCTATCATGCCTGTAGCTATCTTGACCTTATCAACCAAGGTGTAATTACCTTTGGAGATCCAGTTGATGTTTGCATTCCCACAGGTAATTTTAGCAACATATTGGCAGCAGTATATGCAAAATGTATGGGGATTCCAATACGAAAATTTATTTGTGCTTCAAATCAAAATAACACCCTGACTGATTTCATAAGGACAGGCAAATATGATTTGAGGCATAGAAATGTAACCGCTTCTTTGTCTCCAGCATTAGATATTCTTAAGTCCTCCAACATTGAGCGATATTTACACCTTGTTGCACATGGTGATGGGCAGCTGGTGAGGGAGCTGTTTTCCCAGCTGGAAGAACAGTGCCACTTTCAGGTGCCAAACACTTTATTGGAGAGAATTCAACATAGCTTTATGTCAGACTGGTGTTCGGAGGAGGAGTGCCTGGATGCTATCTACTCTgtttacaggtccacaggttacatTCTGGACACGCACACAGCGGTGGCAAAAGTGGTAGCGGATCGTCAGCATGACCAGACCTGTCCTGTTATTATTGCATCAACAGCTCATCCTTGCAAGTCTGCAGCTGCTGTGCTACAGGCTTTGAGGATTAAAGAAATTCGTCAGCACCCAATTGATCAGCTCCAGATGTTGAACTCTCTAAATTCCTTGCCTTCTGTTCACAAAGCTGTGCTGGGGAGACTTGGGAAGGTTCACACCCAGAAGAGACAAGTCTGTCCAGCAGATCAAAGTGACATTATGGATAATATAGAAAGATTTATTCAACAGAAATTCATGAGTGTTGTTTAAATTGTATATGCTTTGATATTAACCTGTAAATTCTCAACTCATCATGATCTAAGGTTGAGGAATGATGCGTTGAAAGCTGCTTGCATGTTTTCTGCTAGATTTTAAAAACACAGATTTATTGTATGTCCTGCTGGAGCACATTCAAGTGTAATCATGTTATATATTGGTTGTAACCTTTAAAGCTCCTCCATTCACTGTGTAACATCTTTATTGTTACCAGATTATAAAAGAACAAGTATTCCAACAAAGAAGGAAGCAGTGTGGATCTGGTTCTGGAAAATTAAGTGGGGCAAGTGGAGGGTGTTACAGTAGGAGATCATGTAGCTAACAGTAACTACAGCATAATGCGGTTTAGAGTAATTATGGAAAGAGGCCAGAAAATATTGAAAGTAAAAATGTTCAACTGGGAAAGAGCTAATTTCAGTGACTTACAAAGGGACCTAGCACAGATAGATTGGAAAAGGCAATTGAAGGATAAAGCAGTAACTGAGCAATGGAAGGCATTCAGGGAAGATATGGTTCAGGTACAAACTAGGCATATTTCCTTTGAATGCAAGAGGTAAAGGATCCAAAGCTAATGTGTCCTGAATGACAAAGGAAACAAAAGTTAAagtgaaacagaaaaaggaggctgaTGACAAATATCAGGagcaagattcagttaataaccagAAAGATTATGGAAGATACAGGAGGGAATTGAAAAGTTAatacaggaagcaaagagatggtATGAGAAAAAATTAGCAAGTGACACTAAATTAAACATTTTCCACACATAAAGTataaccaggaaaagggttgggCCTATTAAGGGCCCAAAGGGAAATCTTCATGTAGAGTCAGAGGACATGGCAAAAgatttaaatgagtactttgcaactgtcttcatAAAGGAAACATGTGAAGGTTACACTAAAAGAGGAGAGGGAAGTTATAGATAAGATAGTACTAGATAGAGAAGACATACTAAAAAGATAAGCATTAATGAAAATtgctaagtcacctggtccagatggaatgcattctaggctgctgaaagaagcaaaggtagaaatggcagaggcattgatcaCAATCTTTCATTCCTCATTAGATGTAGGAGTAGTGCCGTAGGACTGCAGGGTTGCTAATGTTACACCACAATACAAGAAAGGGcaagagggataaaccaggaaactacaggccagtcagtctaacattaatgggcggcacagtggcgcagtggttagcaccgcagcctcacagctccagggacccgggttcaattctggatactgcctgtgtggagtttgcaagttctccctgtgaccgcgtgggttttcgccgggtgctccagtttcctcccacagccaaagacttgcaggtgataggtaaattggccattgtaaattgcccctagtgtaggtaggtggtagggaatatgggattgctgcagcgttagtataaatgggtggttgttggtcggcacagactcggtgggccgaagggcctgtttcagtgctgtatctctaaaataaattaaaaaattagTGGTGGGGAGATTATTGGAAAGCGTCATCAGAGACAAAATAAACTTTAACTTGGAAAGGCATTGGTTAATCAAAGAGAacctgcatggatttgttaaaggaaaaccaTGTCTGACTAATTTAATGGAATTCCTTGACGACATAATAGTGAAGGTTTATCACGGTAGTGCAGTAGATCTTGTATATATGAACTTTCGAAAGATATTTGAGAGGATGCCATGTGGAGCTCTTGTTAAGAAaatggaagcccatggaattaaggggaaagtgaTGTTatagatacagaattggctgaatgAAAGGAAGCAGAGGCTGGTGGTgagtggatgtttttcagactgggaggtggtttgGACTGGTGTTCCTCAAGGACCAGTTTTGGGCCCATTactcttttcaatttttataaatgatctaGACTCTGGTGTAGGGAGTAGCATTATAAAGttagcagatgacacgaaactggaTAAAGTAGTAGATCATGATGAGCATAGTTATAGGTCTCAGTATGACATAGACATAGTGGTGCAATGGATAAGAagcatggcagatgaagtttaatgcagagaagcaggAAGTGATTCACATTGGGAGCACTAATATTGAAAGACAGTATACCATAAATGCTACGATTTTGAGAAGTAGCTGAGTtgaccttggtgtccatatacacaaatccttaaaggtggcagggcaagatttaaaaagtggttaaaaaagcatatgggttacttgggtttataaatagaggaatagaatataaaagcaaagagcttttccgatgaagggtcactgacccgaaacgttaactctgcttctctttccacagatgctgccagacctgctgagtggttccagcatttcttgtttttatttcagattttcagcatccgcagtattttgcttttattaacatttACAACACTGATTTATTGAAACAAGCTGTGGCTTACTACTGGACAACCTTTCATAAGTTGCATTGCATTCAGAAAAAGTGTGCATTTCCTTTAATGCTGAAACATACAGGGGAAATTTTCCCTGGATATTTTAGGTGCTAAAGAGCCTCCAACATGGCCAAGATGTGGTCTTAAAAGCAAAGAGGCTGCGCAAGaacttcataaaacactggttaggcctaaaCTGGAGAATTTTGgataacaaagtgattcttgacaacgcagccggccgctgacgtcatcagactgcgccaagatgggcacatgcgcaaacgggcccctgctctctgcgcatgcgctctgTTCtgaattgccaggactggttggcgcatgcgcagatgacgtcattgaGTAAcgcggggagagaggagtggggaagcggggagagttcggctgaagaccttggtggcggcgggtgcgctctcctccaccccacccacccccacccgctcactctctttccacccaccacacccccccccccccccgcccacttgcTCGATCCCTCCTTGGCccgctcgcgctctccctccctggcccgctcactctctccctccggccattgtgtgctgccatgtgtttacgttgcctttgtgtgattatttgagcagcgccgttTTTAGTCCTGCCAGCTGCCTTTATGTCGCAGACTTTTGCCAATTTGGAAGTAAAATGCTTTCATAATTCAACAATATCCAAAAATTTAATCGAACATCAGGAGCGCGTAATTCATTCCAcctgatttagagtcatagagtcgtacagcatagaaacaggcccttcagcccacaacgtccatgccaaccataatgcctatctatactaatcccacctgcctgcattaattccatatccctctatgccttgctcattcaagtccagatgcctcttaaatgttgctactgttcctgcctccaccacctcctctggcagctcattccagatacccactattctttgtgtgaaaaatttacctctttgatcccctttaaacctcctccctctcaccttaaatctatgccctctagttttagtcacccctcccatgggaaacagactctggctatctatcctatcaatgcctctcataattttatatacctctatcatgtcccctctcagcctccttcgctccagggaaaacagacccaacctatccaatctctctttttaaCTCAagacctccaaaccaggcaacatccttgtgaatcttttctgaaccttCTCGAGcctaatcacatctttccagtagtgcggcgaccagaactgcacacagtactccaaatgcagcctaaccaacgttatgtacaactgtaacatgatgtcccaactcttgtactcaatgtctcggccgatgaagacaagcatgccatacaccttcttcaccaccctgtctacctgtgttgccactttcagggaactatgtacttgcaccccaaggtctctctgctcaacaacactccgcaGGGCCCTGCCAAtcactgtgtatgtcctgccctggtttaacttcccaaaatgcatcacttcgcacttgtctgcgttaaattccatttgccactcccttgcccactttcccagttgatctatatcctgttgtaaccttagacaaccttcttcactgtccactataccaccaattttggtgtcatctgcaaacttactaatcatgccccttacattcacatcattaatatatatgacaaacaacagagggcccagcaccgaaccctgtggcacaccactggtcaccggcctccaatctgaaaaacaaccctccactaccaccctctgcctcctatcaccaagccaattttgtatccaattggctagctcaccctggaacccatgtgttcgaaccttctggaccagcctaccatgcgggaccttgtcaaaggccttgctaaagtccatgtagacaacgttcaTTGCCCTGCCCtattcaatcctcttggtcacctcctcgaaaaactcaatcaaattcgtgagacatgatttcccacgcacaatgccatgctgactatccctaatcagaccatgcctttccaaatgcttataaatcctgtctctcagaatcccttccaataactttcccaccattgatgtaaggctcaccggcctgtagttccctcgcttatccctgctgcccttcttgaataaaggcacaacattagctatcctccagtcttccggtacctcacccttggcaaacgatgatacaaaaatctctgc
This region includes:
- the LOC137348545 gene encoding threonine synthase-like 1 isoform X2, which encodes MYHVKQNGIVVYLDVPLEDILERLEGMKVDHIVGLRPGVSMLEMLQYRQQFYHQWYDVRVLCQAGDTAEAVAEKILDAVKRYQNSNSGVFISTRSIAKDSEFMRAPSFFTDVVIEGLALDGGLYVPADRLPKLTAGEWQRLAEAPYTERAQVLLEKCIHPIDVPAVNLREMVARAYGQNFSCNKIAPVRHLSGSQFLLELFHGPTASFKDFALQMLPQLFAYCMPRTCNYLILVATSGDTGSAVLDGFLRLSDTDKQRISILTFFPEEGISQIQKAQMISYEAENVKTVGVKTNFDFCQTTVKQIFTNSDYTGFLTVEYGTALSTANSINWACLLPQVVYHACSYLDLINQGVITFGDPVDVCIPTGNFSNILAAVYAKCMGIPIRKFICASNQNNTLTDFIRTGKYDLRHRNVTASLSPALDILKSSNIERYLHLVAHGDGQLVRELFSQLEEQCHFQVPNTLLERIQHSFMSDWCSEEECLDAIYSVYRSTGYILDTHTAVAKVVADRQHDQTCPVIIASTAHPCKSAAAVLQALRIKEIRQHPIDQLQMLNSLNSLPSVHKAVLGRLGKVHTQKRQVCPADQSDIMDNIERFIQQKFMSVV
- the LOC137348545 gene encoding threonine synthase-like 1 isoform X1, with protein sequence MLTTPSSLVGEKNIVLLGAPGAGKTTVAMFVGQITGLPVIDINEVLEKTWHVSVAQKLQEVGDELFLQEEGETLQKFSSARSVISLTGSNPMHPRSMYHVKQNGIVVYLDVPLEDILERLEGMKVDHIVGLRPGVSMLEMLQYRQQFYHQWYDVRVLCQAGDTAEAVAEKILDAVKRYQNSNSGVFISTRSIAKDSEFMRAPSFFTDVVIEGLALDGGLYVPADRLPKLTAGEWQRLAEAPYTERAQVLLEKCIHPIDVPAVNLREMVARAYGQNFSCNKIAPVRHLSGSQFLLELFHGPTASFKDFALQMLPQLFAYCMPRTCNYLILVATSGDTGSAVLDGFLRLSDTDKQRISILTFFPEEGISQIQKAQMISYEAENVKTVGVKTNFDFCQTTVKQIFTNSDYTGFLTVEYGTALSTANSINWACLLPQVVYHACSYLDLINQGVITFGDPVDVCIPTGNFSNILAAVYAKCMGIPIRKFICASNQNNTLTDFIRTGKYDLRHRNVTASLSPALDILKSSNIERYLHLVAHGDGQLVRELFSQLEEQCHFQVPNTLLERIQHSFMSDWCSEEECLDAIYSVYRSTGYILDTHTAVAKVVADRQHDQTCPVIIASTAHPCKSAAAVLQALRIKEIRQHPIDQLQMLNSLNSLPSVHKAVLGRLGKVHTQKRQVCPADQSDIMDNIERFIQQKFMSVV